A single window of Anopheles moucheti chromosome 2, idAnoMoucSN_F20_07, whole genome shotgun sequence DNA harbors:
- the LOC128305651 gene encoding serine protease inhibitor 88Ea-like has translation MLNLVGKGGRVLLLLLGLITILVLPAAYGQCSPGDEKKATEKSDPDQSRTRLYKGESIFTLQLLDAINTATPNENLFFSPYSLYNVLLMMYFGAQNSTEKLLRTRLNLQWSDSKTTVHDAYDTARKLLKGRFNENNSVGFSSVDKLFFGRQIPISICMKQKFADTIEQLDYMNQPEEQRMYINQWVEMATRGQIKDLLVPGAISHNTKLAIANAAYFKGTWQTKFKAAETKKEIFYISPDRQLFVDMMHVEGTFSHAANEKLGCHILELPYSAGTEDDNSENSDNPNQVSMFVFLPPAEPNALSKLLARLAADTNILHEVVNDGISRKVDVKLPKFNIEKTVEMKPVLERLGMGELFENTANFDSFTDGGATIGFDEVVQKSKIEVNEEGSVAASATIAFSFRSSRPVDPAMFHCNHPFVFIIYDYGTRSVLFNGVYRQPE, from the exons ATGCTAAACCTGGTGGGGAAAGGTGGCcgtgtgctgttgctgctgctaggGCTTATCACAATTCTCGTCCTACCGGCCGCCTATGGTCAGTGTTCGCCGGGCGATGAAAAAAAGGCAACGGAAAAATCCGATCCAGATCAGTCCCGTACGCGGCTGTACAAGGGTGAATCGATCTTCACTCTGCAGCTGCTGGATGCTATCAACACTGCAACGCCAAACGAAaatcttttcttttcaccgTACAGTCTGTACAATGTGCTGCTAATGATGTACTTCGGTGCACAGAATTCGACGGAGAAGCTACTCCGAACCAGACTTAATCTGCAGTGGTCCGATAGTAAGACCACCGTACATGACGCGTACGATACAGCCCGGAAATTGTTGAAGGGTCGATTCAACGAAAACAACAGTGTTGGGTTCAGTTCGGTCGATAAGCTGTTCTTTGGACGCCAGATTCCCATCTCGATCTGCATGAAACAGAAGTTTGCCGACACTATCGAACAGCTCGACTACATGAACCAGCCCGAGGAACAGCGTATGTACATTAACCAATGGGTTGAGATGGCAACACGTGGACAAATCAAGGACCTATTGGTACCTGGCGCCATCTCTCACAACACCAAGCTAGCAATTGCCAACGCGGCTTACTTCAAG GGCACATGGCAGACTAAGTTCAAGGCTGCTGAAACCAAAAAGGAAATCTTTTATATCTCTCCCGACCGTCAACTATTCGTCGATATGATGCACGTCGAGGGAACGTTCAGTCATG CTGCCAATGAAAAGCTCGGTTGTCATATTTTGGAGCTCCCGTACAGTGCCGGTACTGAGGATGACAACAGTGAAAACAGCGACAATCCAAATCAGGTATCGATGTTTGTCTTTCTGCCACCGGCTGAACCAAACGCACTCTCGAAACTGCTCGCCCGACTGGCCGCCGACACTAACATCCTGCACGAAGTGGTGAACGATGGCATTTCGCGCAAGGTTGACGTAAAGCTGCCGAAGTTTAACATCGAAAAAACGGTTGAAATGAAGCCTGTACTGGAGCGGTTAGGCATGGGTGAGCTGTTTGAGAATACGGCCAATTTCGATAGTTTCACTGACGGGGGAGCAACGATCGGCTTTGATGAAGTGGTACAGAAATCAAAGATCGAGGTAAACGAAGAAGGTTCAGTGGCTGCTTCCGCAACGATTGCCTTTTCGTTCCGATCCTCACGACCGGTCGATCCGGCCATGTTCCATTGTAACCATCCGTTCGTTTTCATCATTTACGATTATGGCACCCGGTCCGTCCTGTTTAACGGGGTTTATCGCCAGCCGGAGTAA
- the LOC128299508 gene encoding dipeptidyl peptidase 9, whose amino-acid sequence MDGSSGGGGGGANSGPPSTAHPSSSCLMATDGDITSYLGNYPQYSSRHSVPGSRVSAAATLANGITSTGRWETTTACTIPRKKSWSELKSIVNESRRQMATTMAASFPMSVNFRTLSDGRTRVYFLSPPPANGWDTILFYVDVPNTQAKRCERENHAADSDDIDVDDLRSGTQQKRLLEWHQLLESVLGHLPTANSREVQLMLERKRLSIWGITSYELHKSSGKIVFPACTTLYQCLDTGYEENTLFPSELRFSQRAAVIDPQICPQNSDLVAFVCNGDIWVVHTHSGHSERLTYAHDGRRSFAEDPLTAGVPSYVMQEEFSRYQGFWWQPESHDEIYRIVYEEVDESDVSLYTFPSSQSSGRDYEEYRFPRAGTPNAKSKLKLVQFRLSENLRITEICVKELQCPLTFAFPWLEYIVRIGWTPDSKHIWAQLLDRPQQRLELVLLPLDNFCEIYSSSSSSPNCGAAGTATTTAAGPNSTAAAPSYGSSPGQHPSQQLHGHHAHPQRKSSSGWRSPLDKSTRPLQVIYSETSNSWVNVHDVLQFVKLSEQEVTFLWASEETGYRHLYLITSSLIPHGCNSSGSSSSCNSNNVGTHQNTNHSNVHHKHHGHEEANNANFQAISSGTDHSLPSMACIGSTLIPRIVNKMTLTCGNWEVLGRNVWFDRVRQLVYFMGLRETPLEKHLYVVSLAKPNQLRLLTMPGFSFTVEFNDDCTLFLQTYCNISTLPSWELIRIRHDTDGNSNGCSLSPSSAIDTLELISVGFLAEGGPSENTLYNPSIYSPQISTGDVLYAMVFKPHNFTLGVKYPTVLNVYGGPEVQTVSNTFKGMRQLRMHMLASQGYCVICVDSRGSRHRGVEFESYIRCRMGTVELSDQVEVLRILADQLGYIDMDRVAIHGWSYGGYLSLMGLVQYPDIFKVSIAGAPVTSWEYYDTGYTERYMDLPDNNRSGYTAGSVLNYIQKFPDEDNRLLIIHGLIDENVHFYHTSQLVSRLVRANKPYQLQVYPNERHSLRNLEASKHYETKLLSFLQNHL is encoded by the exons ATGGATGGCAGTAGCggaggaggtggtggtggggcAAACAGTGGCCCACCGAGCACCGCACATCCTTCCTCCTCCTGCCTGATGGCAACCGATGGGGACATTACCAGCTACCTAGGCAACTATCCACAGTATTCATCGCGACACAGTGTACCGGGCAGCAGGGTAAGCGCAGCTGCTACGTTAGCAAACGGAATCACGTCTACCGGCCGGTGGGAAACAACTACGGCCTGTACGATACCACGTAAGAAAAGCTGGTCCGAGCTGAAATCCATCGTTAACGAATCGCGTCGACAAATGGCCACAACGATGGCCGCATCCTTTCCGATGAGCGTGAACTTTCGCACACTGTCCGATGGAAGGACCCGTGTGTACTTTCTCAGTCCCCCGCCGGCTAACGGTTGGGATACAATACTGTTTTACGTGGATGTTCCAAATACTCAAGCCAAACGCTGCGAAAGGGAAAACCACGCGGCGGACAGTGATGATATCGACGTGGACGATCTGCGGTCCGGTACACAACAAAAGCGTCTCCTCGAGTGGCACCAATTGCTCGAGTCCGTGCTGGGCCATCTACCGACAGCCAATTCCCGCGAGGTACAGCTTATGCTCGAACGAAAACGTCTCTCGATCTGGGGAATCACCTCGTACGAGCTCCACAAATCGAGCGGCAAAATAGTCTTTCCTGCCTGTACCACACTGTATCAATGTCTGGATACGGGTTACGAG GAAAATACACTCTTCCCTTCGGAGCTACGGTTTTCGCAGCGGGCGGCGGTGATCGATCCGCAGATATGTCCACAAAACTCGGATCTGGTGGCATTCGTGTGCAATGGGGACATTTGGGTAGTGCACACGCATAGTGGCCACAGTGAGCGGCTTACGTACGCTCACGATGGTCGTCGATCGTTCGCCGAGGATCCACTGACAGCGGGCGTACCGTCGTACGTGATGCAGGAAGAATTTAGTCGATACCAGGGTTTTTGGTGGCAACCGGAAAGTCACG ACGAGATCTATCGCATCGTGTATGAGGAGGTAGACGAGAGTGATGTTAGTTTATACACCTTTCCATCTTCCCAGTCGTCTGGTCGAGATTACGAGGAGTATCGATTTCCGCGTGCCGGAACCCCGAATGCGAAATCCAAGTTAAAACTGGTACAATTTAGACTCTCGGAAAACCTGCGTATTACGGAAATCTGCGTCAAAGAGCTACAGTGTCCGTTAACGTTCGCCTTCCCCTGGTTGGAATATATTGTGCGCATCGGTTGGACACCCGACTCGAAGCA cATTTGGGCACAATTGCTCGATCGTCCGCAGCAGCGACTTGAGCTTGTACTACTGCCGCTGGATAATTTTTGTGAAATCTACAGCAGCTCTTCGTCTTCGCCAAATTGTGGTGCGGCAGGTACCGCAACGACGACTGCCGCTGGCCCAAACAGTACTGCCGCTGCACCGTCGTACGGTTCTTCTCCGGGACAACATCCTTCCCAACAGCTTCATGGACATCATGCTCACCCGCAAAGAAAGTCGTCTTCTGGTTGGCGCTCACCGCTGGACAAATCCACGCGCCCACTGCAGGTGATCTATTCGGAAACGTCCAACAGCTGGGTGAACGTGCACGATGTGCtacagtttgtcaagctgtcCGAGCAGGAGGTGACGTTTCTGTGGGCTTCCGAGGAAACCGGCTATCGTCATCTGTACTTGATTACGTCTAGTCTTATCCCGCATGGGTGCAATAGTAGCGGTAGTAGCAGTAGTTGTAATAGCAATAACGTCGGAACTCATCAAAACACCaaccatagcaatgtacaccACAAACATCATGGACATGAGGAAGCGAATAACGCCAACTTTCAAGCAATATCTAGCGGCACGGATCACTCTCTTCCATCGATGGCTTGCATCGGCAGTACGCTGATACCACGCATCGTCAACAAGATGACGCTGACCTGCGGCAACTGGGAGGTGCTAGGACGAAATGTTTGGTTTGATAGGGTGCGCCAATTGGTGTACTTTATGGGACTTCGGGAGACGCCTCTAGAGAAGCACCTGTACGTGGTAAGTCTTGCGAAGCCAAACCAACTGCGACTTCTTACAATGCCCGGGTTTTCGTTCACCGTCGAGTTTAACGAT GATTGTACACTATTTCTACAAACGTACTGTAATATCTCGACGCTGCCATCTTGGGAATTAATACGAATAAGGCATGATACGGACGGCAACAGCAATGGATGCAGTCTGTCGCCATCTTCGGCAATCGATACGCTGGAATTGATCTCGGTGGGCTTTCTGGCCGAGGGCGGGCCCTCGGAAAATACCCTGTACAACCCCTCCATTTACAGCCCACAGATCTCGACCGGAGACGTACTATACGCGATGGTGTTCAAACCACACAATTTCACGCTTGGCGTCAAGTACCCTACCGTTCTAAACGTATATGGTGGCCCGGAGGTGCAAACGGTTAGCAATACGTTTAAA gGAATGCGTCAACTTCGAATGCACATGCTCGCTTCGCAAGGGTATTGTGTGATATGTGTCGATTCTCGCGGCTCACGCCATAGAGGCGTCGAGTTTGAGTCATATATCCGGTGTCGGATGGGCACGGTTGAGCTGTCTGATCAGGTTGAGGTTCTGCGAATTCTGGCCGACCAGCTTGGCTACATCGATATGGACCGGGTGGCAATACATGGATGGTCCTATG GTGGTTATTTAAGTCTGATGGGACTAGTGCAATACCCGGATATTTTTAAAGTTTCTATTGCTGGAGCGCCTGTAACAAGCTGGGAATATTATGATACAGGCTACACCGAACGCTACATGGACCTGCCGGATAACAATCGCTCTGGATATACTGCTGGTTCAGTGCTCAACTACATTCAAAAGTTTCCTGACGA GGACAACCGTTTGCTCATCATCCACGGTCTTATCGACGAAAATGTGCACTTTTACCATACCTCACAGTTGGTCAGCCGCTTGGTTCGTGCGAACAAACCCTACCAGCTGCAGGTGTACCCGAACGAGCGCCATTCGCTGCGTAACTTGGAAGCAAGCAAACACTACGAGACGAAATTGTTATCGTTTCTGCAGAACCATCTTTGA
- the LOC128299507 gene encoding bromodomain adjacent to zinc finger domain protein 1A-like, with the protein MPLLKQKVLERVVESVDDNDEVFVCEITGEFFRNYDDFFNRTMMLSSTLWSCAMTGRSNLTYKDALDSERSAKRSLKTFPTALKGPILLIASRTKRTAIHDLASDVHGYAKDVFFKGETVYTKTGVPETMRKAKIVRVVISGSPNEHIPSRLIYHVESYDEGAPSNYSVRGEAIIRERNSLSREKCKLFLKQHIELGANQMLCVKKESLEQFVTSKGCTDDKVFYGQNPDFEVSKKLQVQKKFSQGAQKTAKPPKNANQKGAKLVDKENNKKQQSIENYLTQLANDSVAKKEAIKEKKKNRIEERAKQQMLSKEKMLIEKELLLPQVAIALREYSAIKEDLELTDQRVIPPAREVQTLIGEEHFPDFLFILEFLNTFGDLLSIETKFPDGVTMELLQQALLLREFDGPLSDILQVLLSSIFAALNVLEPSEEANVEPGTKKVDNWCRKHLSTDLTNLPMDSTTISEILRLHIIAYSQPKYLGDACFILIRDHPSMMQTLSTQTVFELPTKNVIQLICALIHQLLMTDQVLTQVENLGDARIKLRNNLQEQSRLIHKTKSLKQVALDSMKKSLSSYEGLKSEDELGECRKKLEEKLNDELAQIETDARLKMKELQEELETLNQSYNLYQVHLGSDRGFRNYWQFQSIPGLFVEHEQKFIGCCLERVPMQIPALVHCELKYRKKYITESILKCAGNSDGLLQKEGDVYEELLFRGSNLLQQSKKRKKEALLFDKANRTVANNVPATHPTNRELFMCTGNGENCPVHLPEQQSNLHAKWGYYATRQELDELIKSLNPRGRREQSLRKALILHRDNIESRIEQCPIEKLSVQENDRTMMQASVLESQHNNPNPGIPENELLETMFRESLIELEGRITAGCLGELKVNSIEKWRNAILNRSYDSQIKEKLVWGQNRAIAKKFHVTKTNQESSSEESEEELNDIFELCKTDSRYGLSETTNADVPTQKKDPSNGLQQNTVRSMASALLQVEQSIDIKFFMHPFGPKGNYRDPNRILLCQFLGQKKLIHWETSLMHATSFSQLFLHYHVLYDAIRWSRSIERAVCMVCRLKGDGSVSLLCDECNRACHMYCLKPKLKKIPEGDWFCMLCRPEDHEPKHRVTSGNRITKIIDYGESDSDNSDDSDDCESGSKLIDKKAKSKVVKPRRKASSYEDDAYEEDISMIEPKVKKPKIVIHKKAETKKLNSSRSASQKANQGTGTVHAKRNHQIESKQENRTNKTTPQKTINRSSVGRRSLDAEKKKVIPSDTSRRTARNQEKRTENNQALQRRPHPKRTRQTEPMKDGHTKKRKLSENINSPSTGRRSLRLSTKEDFLSS; encoded by the coding sequence ATGCCTTTGCTCAAGCAAAAAGTTCTGGAGAGAGTCGTCGAATCAGTGGACGAtaatgatgaagtgtttgtgtgcgagATAACTGGAGAATTTTTTAGGAACTATGACGATTTCTTTAATCGCACCATGATGTTGTCTTCCACCTTATGGAGCTGTGCGATGACTGGGCGCAGCAATTTGACGTACAAGGACGCCCTTGACAGTGAAAGGTCTGCTAAACGTTCTCTAAAAACATTTCCTACTGCGCTGAAAGGCCCGATATTGCTCATCGCTTCAAGGACCAAGCGTACGGCAATACACGATTTGGCCAGCGATGTTCACGGTTATGCAAAGGATGTGTTCTTTAAGGGCGAAACCGTGTACACCAAAACGGGCGTTCCGGAAACGATGCGCAAGGCCAAAATTGTCCGGGTGGTAATCAGTGGTTCGCCAAATGAACATATACCATCGCGTCTGATCTACCACGTCGAGAGCTATGATGAGGGAGCTCCATCAAACTACTCCGTCCGAGGAGAAGCCATAATACGGGAGCGGAACTCTTTGTCACGGGAAAAATGTAAGCTGTTTCTGAAGCAGCACATTGAACTGGGAGCAAACCAGATGTTGTGTGTGAAGAAAGAATCATTGGAACAGTTTGTTACGTCTAAAGGTTGCACCGACGATAAAGTATTCTACGGACAGAATCCGGACTTTGAAGTTTCAAAAAAATTGCAGGTACAGAAAAAGTTCTCTCAGGGCGCACAGAAAACCGCAAAACCCCCAAAGAATGCAAATCAAAAAGGTGCCAAATTGGTTGACAaggagaacaacaaaaaacagcaaagcATTGAAAATTATTTGACACAATTAGCTAATGATTCTGTtgcaaaaaaggaagcaatcaaagaaaaaaagaaaaatcgcaTTGAAGAGCGGGCTAAACAGCAGATGTTGAGTAAGGAAAAAATGCTGATAGAGAAGGAGTTGCTACTTCCGCAGGTTGCGATCGCGCTGAGGGAATACAGCGCTATAAAGGAAGATTTGGAGCTTACGGACCAACGTGTTATACCGCCAGCACGAGAGGTGCAAACGTTAATCGGTGAAGAACATTTCCcagattttcttttcatactaGAATTCCTTAATACGTTTGGCGATTTACTCTCAATCGAAACTAAATTCCCGGATGGCGTTACGATGGAGCTGCTCCAGCAAGCTTTGCTGCTGCGAGAGTTTGATGGTCCGCTCAGTGATATCCTTCAGGTGCTACTGAGTTCAATATTTGCTGCCTTGAATGTGCTGGAACCGTCTGAAGAAGCGAACGTAGAACCAGGCACCAAAAAGGTGGACAATTGGTGCCGCAAACATCTCTCTACTGATTTAACGAACCTACCGATGGATTCGACGACTATTTCCGAAATATTGCGGTTGCACATTATCGCTTATAGTCAACCAAAATATTTGGGTGATGCTTGTTTTATCTTGATCCGTGATCATCCAAGCATGATGCAAACGTTATCAACGCAAACTGTTTTCGAGTTACCAActaaaaatgtaatacaattaATTTGTGCTCTCATACACCAGTTACTTATGACCGATCAGGTACTAACCCAAGTGGAGAATTTAGGAGATGCTCGAATCAAATTGAGGAACAACCTACAGGAACAGAGTCGTTTAATACACAAGACAAAGTCGTTAAAACAGGTTGCGCTGGACAGCATGAAAAAATCATTATCATCTTATGAGGGCCTGAAGTCGGAAGATGAGTTAGGCGAATGCCGGAAGAAACTGGAAGAAAAGTTAAATGACGAATTGGCACAAATCGAAACGGACGCCCGTCTTAAGATGAAGGAGCTGCAGGAAGAATTGGAGACTCTGAATCAAAGCTACAATTTGTACCAAGTGCATCTAGGATCCGATCGTGGGTTCCGCAATTATTGGCAGTTCCAATCGATACCAGGTTTGTTTGTGGAGCATGAACAAAAGTTCATTGGGTGCTGCTTGGAACGCGTGCCAATGCAAATTCCTGCTCTGGTACACTGTGAACTAAAGTATAGGAAGAAGTATATTACAGAGTCAATTCTAAAATGCGCTGGGAACAGCGATGGCTTGTTGCAAAAAGAAGGGGATGTTTATGAAGAATTGTTGTTCCGCGGGAGCAATTTGCTGCAacagagcaaaaaaagaaaaaaagaggcCTTATTATTCGACAAAGCAAACCGTACAGTAGCGAATAACGTTCCCGCCACACATCCAACCAACCGCGAGTTATTCATGTGTACTGGTAATGGAGAAAACTGTCCTGTTCATCTTCCTGAGCAACAATCCAACCTTCATGCTAAATGGGGCTACTATGCGACACGACAAGAGTTGGATGAGCTCATCAAAAGCCTCAACCCAAGGGGTCGCCGTGAGCAATCCCTACGTAAAGCGTTAATTTTACACCGCGACAACATAGAATCAAGGATTGAACAGTGCCCGATAGAAAAATTGTCCGTTCAAGAGAACGATCGTACAATGATGCAGGCCAGCGTGCTCGAATCGCAACACAACAATCCCAACCCAGGTATACCGGAAAATGAGTTGCTCGAAACAATGTTCCGAGAGAGCTTGATCGAACTAGAAGGACGAATTACTGCCGGGTGTTTGGGTGAACTGAAGGTTAACAGTATTGAAAAGTGGCGTAATGCGATCTTAAATCGGTCGTACGATTCgcaaattaaagaaaaactaGTGTGGGGTCAGAACCGGGCTATAGCAAAGAAGTTTCAcgtaacgaaaacaaatcaagAATCATCTAGTGAGGAATCTGAGGAAGAACTGAACGATATATTCGAATTGTGTAAAACAGATTCAAGGTACGGTTTATCGGAAACTACTAATGCTGATGTACCTACACAGAAAAAAGATCCATCAAATGGTTTGCAGCAAAATACGGTTCGTTCAATGGCTTCGGCGTTGCTTCAAGTCGAGCAAagcattgatataaaatttTTCATGCATCCGTTTGGACCAAAAGGAAATTACAGGGACCCGAACAGGATCTTACTCTGTCAATTTCTAGGTCAGAAAAAGTTGATCCATTGGGAAACTTCACTAATGCATGCCACTTCCTTCTCGCAGCTCTTTTTACATTATCACGTGCTGTACGATGCAATACGATGGTCGAGGTCTATCGAGCGAGCAGTCTGCATGGTTTGTAGATTAAAAGGTGACGGCAGCGTATCGCTTTTGTGCGACGAATGTAATCGGGCCTGTCACATGTATTGCCTTAAGCCGAAACTTAAGAAAATTCCAGAGGGCGATTGGTTTTGTATGCTATGCAGACCGGAGGACCACGAACCGAAGCACAGAGTAACTAGCGGAAATCGAATCACCAAAATAATCGATTACGGAGAATCGGATTCGGATAACTCAGATGATAGTGATGATTGTGAGAGTGGAAGTAAATTAAtcgacaaaaaagcaaaatcgAAAGTAGTCAAACCACGTCGAAAGGCCTCGTCATATGAGGACGATGCATATGAAGAGGATATATCAATGATAGAACCCAAAgtaaaaaaacctaaaattGTAATACACAAAAAGGCCGAAACGAAGAAGCTAAATTCATCGCGAAGTGCTTCTCAAAAAGCTAACCAGGGAACAGGAACAGTACACGCTAAACGTAACCATCAAATAGAATCCAAGCAGGAAAATCGAACCAACAAAACGACGCCTCAGAAAACCATTAATCGCTCGAGTGTTGGAAGACGGTCTCTGGACGctgaaaagaagaaagtaaTTCCTTCGGACACCTCTCGTCGAACAGCTCGCAACCAGGAAAAAAGAACCGAAAATAACCAAGCACTACAACGGCGTCCTCATCCAAAGCGTACCCGGCAAACAGAACCCATGAAAGATGGACAtaccaaaaaaaggaaactttcGGAAAACATTAATAGTCCAAGTACTGGACGGCGGTCGCTGCGACTTTCAACGAAGGAAGATTTCCTTTCTTCGTAA
- the LOC128309325 gene encoding acylphosphatase-2-like: MIANDLLFIFISFAAIIATLERTNGIVFGSSEIDGRVVEENCANTLSLVACRIDPKDQRKMTHKLFMCDFEVFGIVQGVFFRKYTQKQAASLGLRGWCMNTRDDTVKGQLEGEEKAMNEMKHWLQTKGSPSSRIDKAVFSVPREITNFSFKDFSIRR; the protein is encoded by the exons ATGATAGCAAAtgatttgttgtttattttcatatcCTTTGCTGCGATCATAGCAACtctcgaacgaacgaatggAATCGTTTTCGGTTCTTCCGAAATAGACGGTAGGGTTGTAGAAGAAAATTGTGCCAATACGTTGAGTCTAGTCGCCTGTCGCATCGATCCAAAGGATCAACGGAAGATGACGCACAAATTGTTTATGTGTGATTTCGAGGTGTTCGGAATTGTACAAG GGGTGTTCTTTCGCAAG TACACCCAAAAACAGGCCGCAAGTTTGGGATTACGTGGTTGGTGCATGAATACTCGCGATGATACAGTGAAAGGACAACtcgaaggagaagaaaaagcgATGAACGAAAT GAAACATTGGCTACAAACTAAAGGTAGTCCATCGAGCCGTATTGATAAGGCAGTTTTTAGCGTTCCCAGAGAGataacaaacttttcatttaaGGATTTCTCAATACGTCGTTAA
- the LOC128309324 gene encoding 2-oxoisovalerate dehydrogenase subunit alpha, mitochondrial — MSLLRSLGNVLVRKTMVAWPARLAVPVKHLSSDTATLQQGAGNGSMHAKFPGALEASFVTSPKLALPENMDPIPIYRVMNSEGMIDDPSQEPNLEQATVQKMFRDMVLLNTMDKILYESQRQGRISFYMTNFGEEASHIGSAAALSPEDWVYGQYREAGVLVWRGFTISDFINQCYGNAEDLGKGRQMPVHYGSRKLNFVTISSPLGTQIPQAAGAAYAFKLQPNNQRCVITYFGEGAASEGDTHAAFNFAATLDSPVIFFCRNNGFAISTPSKEQYRGDGIAGRAAGYGMAALRFDGTDVFATYNATKLARDYVLRENKPIVLEAMAYRIGHHSTSDDSTAYRPADELEIWNTVEHPITKLKHYMIRRGWFNEEKENEFVKSVRKQVLSQINQSERIPKPDWREMFQDVYEEMPTHLKEQMRMMEEHVEQHREHYPLKDFKQ; from the exons ATGTCGTTGTTACGTAGTTTGGGAAATGTGTTGGTTAGGAAGACAATGGTCGCATGGCCAGCCCGGTTGGCGGTCCCAGTAAAG CACCTTTCTTCCGACACTGCGACGTTGCAACAAGGCGCTGGAAATGGTTCCATGCACGCAAAATTCCCCGGAGCTTTGGAAGCCTCGTTCGTGACGTCTCCGAAATTGGCACTGCCGGAAAACATGGATCCCATTCCTATCTATCGCGTGATGAACAGTGAGGGCATGATCGACGATCCGTCACAAGAACCAAACCTAGAACAGGCAACCGTGCAAAAAATGTTCCGCGACATGGTGCTGCTGAACACCATGGACAAGATTTTGTATGAATCCCAGCGCCAAGGTCGTATATCATTTTACATGACTAACTTTGGCGAAGAAGCAAGTCACATCGGTAGCGCAGCTGCCCTCAGTCCAGAAGATTGGGTGTACGGACAGTACCGTGAGGCAGGGGTGTTGGTTTGGCGTGGCTTTACTATTTCGGACTTTATCAACCAATGCTACGGAAACGCCGAGGATCTTGGCAAGGGTCGTCAAATGCCGGTGCACTACGGTTCGCGGAAACTTAACTTTGTCACCATTTCTTCTCCGTTGGGCACGCAAATTCCACAGGCGGCTGGAGCGGCTTACGCGTTCAAACTTCAGCCGAACAACCAACGGTGTGTTATTACATACTTCGGTGAGGGAGCTGCATCCGAGGGCGATACTCATGCGGCTTTCAACTTTGCGGCTACCCTCGATAGCCCGGTCATCTTCTTCTGTCGCAATAATGGCTTTGCCATTTCTACACCATCCAAGGAACAGTATCGTGGAGACGGTATCGCTGGACGTGCTGCCGGTTACGGGATGGCTGCATTGCGATTCGATGGAACCGACGTATTTGCAACATATAACGCTACCAAACTCGCCCGAGACTATGTCCTGCGAGAGAACAAACCAATAGTGCTCGAAGCGATGGCTTATCGTATTGGACATCATTCTACGTCGGATGACAGCACGGCTTACCGACCGGCCGACGAGTTGGAAATTTGGAACACGGTCGAGCATCCCATCACTAAGCTCAAACACTACATGATCCGACGCGGTTGGTTTAACGAGGAGAAAGAGAATGAGTTCGTGAAATCAGTCCGTAAGCAGGTGCTGTCTCAGATAAACCAATCAGAACGCATTCCCAAACCGGACTGGCGCGAAATGTTCCAGGATGTTTACGAAGAAATGCCGACGCATCTCAAGGAGCAAATGCGTATGATGGAGGAACACGTAGAACAGCATCGTGAGCACTATCCACTCAAGGATTTCAAACAATAG